Within the Hypericibacter adhaerens genome, the region TCCCCCTCATCCAGCTCCGGCTAAGTCTCCGCTTCGCTTCGACTAAGCCTGCACATCCTTCTCCCCCTGGCGGGGGAGAAGATGAAAACAACGGAGATGCCGAATGTCACGACGCCGGCAGCACCGCGCCGGAATAGAGCACCGGGCCGGTGGGCAGGCCCGTGGGCGAGCCGCCGGCGGGCTCGAGGCTGACGGCGAGCCCGCCGTGGGCGAGATCGGCCGCGGCCGCGCGGTCGAGCGGCAGGGAGAGCGGGCCGGCCGGAAGGACGCCCAGCGAGCGGGGATTGCCCTGCGGCGGCAGGATCCAGAGCTCGAGCGATTTGCCGGCCTCGGCCACCGGCAGGCGGCTGGCATCGAGGGTGAGGCGGTCATGCTTGAGATCGAGGCTCACCATCGCCACCGGCTTGCTGGCCGCGTCCGCGAGCAGCGCCATATGGGTGGGCGTGGGCGGCGGCGCCACGAAGAGATAGACGAAGAGCAGCAGCGCGATGGCCGCACCCGCGAGGCCCGCACGCCGCCAGAAGCCGAGGCAGTACCAGAGGCCCGCGGTGGCGAGGCTCGGCACGGGCCCGGTCGGCCGGCCGAACAGCAGCGCGAGGAGGCCGCGCCGGGCGCGCGGGGGCGCCGCTCCGATCCGGCGCTCGATCTCGGCCCAGCTCCGCGCCGGCGGCTCGATCGCGGGCGCGCCCTCGGCCAGCGGGTCCAGCCGCTGCGCCCAATCCTCGACGCGCCGCGCGAGGGCCGGATCGCCCTCGATCAGCCGCTCGAAGCGCCGGCGCGCGGGGCCCCTGAGCGTGCCCAGCGCATATTCGGCCGCGAGCTGGTCCAGCAGTTCGGGATTCGGCTCGGTCATGTGTCGAGGCATCCCTTGAGTCGCACCAGGCTGCGGCGGATCCAGCTCTTCACCGTGCCGAGCGGCACCCCCAGCCGCGCCGCCACCTGATGGAAGGTCAGGCCCTGGTAATAGGCGAGGAGCAGGCTCGCCCGCGGCTGCGCCTCGAGCTGATCGAGGCAGCGCTTGAGCCGGAGGGCCTCCTCGCCGCCCTGCGCCAGGGCCTCGGGACCTGCGGCGGGATCGGGCAGGGCCTCGGCCATCTCGGGATCGAGCGGGGCGTCGCGGCCGCGTTTGGCCATGAGATCGAAGCATTCGTTGCGCAGGATGCGCGCCATCCAGCCGAGCGCCGTTCCGCGGTCCGCGTCGAACCGGCCCGCATGCCGCCATACCGCCATGAAGGTCTCCTGCAGGGCCTCCTCCGCGAGATCCCGGCGTCTGACTATACCGAGGGCGAGCCCGAATAGTTGCGGGGCCGTCGCGCGATAGAGTCGCTCGAGCGCGGTGCGGTCGCCCCGGGCGACCGCAGCGAGGAACGCGGCGAGAAGGGTGGCGTCGCTCATGAACCGGGCGTTCCGACAGGCGAGGCCAAAGCACGCTCCTGGGGCGCACGCGGATCCCCGTGAGATCCGCGGGCGTCATGGCAGCGGAGGGGCGGGCGCAAGTCAACGGGCTTTGGGCCCGCCGCCTCCTTGGTTATGCTCACCAGCGAACGAATCGACCCATGCTTCTGCTCATCCATTTCCCGCTCGATCCCGCCTCGCGCAAGGTCCGCATCCTGTTGAAGGAGAAGGGCATGGCGTTCGAGCTGCGCGAGGAGCGCGCCTGGGAGCGGCACGAGGAATTCCTCGCCCTGAGCCCCGGCGGCGATCTGCCGGTGCTGATCGAGGCCGACGGCAAGCCGATCGCCGATGCGGGCGCCATCGTGGAATATCTGGAGGAGACGGGGCCGGCCCCCTCGCTCTACGGCACCGAGCCGCGGGCGCGGGCCGAGGTGCGGCGGCTCGCCGCCTGGTTCGACCGCAAGTTCCAGCGCGAGGTCACGGCCAACCTGCTCGACGAGAAGATCGGGCGGCGCATCATGGGCAAGGGCACGCCGGATTCGAGCGCCATCCGCGCCGGCATCCTCAATCTCAAGACCCATCTCGATTATATCGGCTGGCTCGCCGATCGCCGCACCTGGCTCGCGGGCGATAGCTTCTCGATGGCCGATATCTCGGCCGCGGCGCAGCTCTCCTGCATCGACTATCTGGGCGACGTGCCCTGGGACGATCACCAGGGTGCCCGCGACTGGTACCAGCGCGTGAAGTCGCGCCCCAGCCTGCGCCCGCTGCTCGGCGACCGCATCCCCGGCGCACCGCCGCCGACGCATTACGCGGACCTGGATTTTTGAGCGGGTGCTCCACTGGGACTCAGTTTCCCACGGTCGGTGCTGTTGTCCCTACCGTCACCCCCGCGAAAGCGGGGGCCCCACTCGACGCTCGACGCGCTGGATCAAGATGGATCCCCGCTGGAGTTTACGCTTGGGCCGGCCTACGGCCGGACCCGGGCGTGGGGATGACTGCTGGGAAGGAAGCAATCGCTTCCTTCCCAGCAGTCACTCCGTCTTCAGATCCAGCTTCTCGATCCGTCCCTGCGCCGCTTCGGCGGTGGGGGTGTTGGGGGCGAGCTGGGCGGCCTGGACCCAGTCGGTGCGGGCGCCGTTCTTGTCGCCGGCAGCGTCCTTGAGGATGCCACGCTCGAGATAGCCCTCGGCATTCTTGGGATCGAGCGTCAGCGCCTGGTTCACGTCGGCGAGCGCCAGCTCGGTGCTGTTCACATAGCGATAGGCGCTGGCGCGCAGCACCAGGATGTCGGCGCGCTTGGGCGCCAGCTCGTTCGCATGGTTGAGATCGTCGAGCGCATCCCACCAGCGTTCGGCCGCACCCAGCGCCACCGCGCGGTCGATCACCATCTCGACATCGTTGGGCGCGATCCCGAGCGCCGCGTTCGAGGCGGCCACGGCCTGCGCGGCATCGCCCTCGAGCAGCCAGACCTGACCCGCCTGGTCGTAGAGCTGGGCCGCGAGCGTGCGCGAGCTGTCGGTCTTGGCGAGCTCGCCCGCCACGGTCTGCAGCATCTGCGCCGCCTCCGTGTAGCGGCCGAGGCCCACCAGCGCCACCGCCTGGCAATGCTGCGCCGGCGGCCCGCCATTCTTCGCGAGCCAGGCGCCGGCGCTGTCATAGGCGTCCTGCGGATGGTCCTTGGTCAGCACCATGCAGGCGGCATACTGCTTGGCTTCCTCGAGATTCTGCTCCGGGAAGCTCTGGATCTGCCCTTGCTGGGCCGAGGCCGGGAACGGCGCACCGCCGAGGAGCAGCAGCGCGAGCGCCAGCACCGCCGCACCGCGCCGGGCCGTCGCCTTGTTCCGTCCGAGTGGCGTCATTACGTTCATGGACGCAGAACTGCTCCTGGTTGGATCCGGCGGCCTCGTGCCTCCGGGTCGGGGCCAGAGCCTCCCTCCTGGCTGGTCGAATGGCAAGTGCGACGAAATTGGATGCATCCGGCGAACATGGACCGGAAGAAAGCGGCACGGCGCCGCGCCTGTTCGTCTTCGGTCTCGGCTTCAGCGCGCTGGCGCTGGCCGAGCGGCTGAAGCCCAAGGGCTGGCAGATCGCGGGTACCTGCCGCGAGGCGGAGAAGGCCCAAGCGCTGCAAGCGCGGGGCTTCACGGTGCATCGCTTCGATCGCGACCATCCGCTGCCCGATCCGCGCGCCGTCCTGGCGGGCACGACGCATCTCCTTTCCAGCGTGCCGCCCGATGGCGGGATGCCGAGCGGCGACCCGGTGCTCGATCGTCACGGCGCCGATATCGCGGTCCTGGCGCCGGGCCTCGCCTGGGCGGGCTATCTCTCGACCACCGGCGTTTATGGCGACCGCCAGGGCGGCTGGGTCGACGAGGCGAGCGCGCTGACGCCTTCGGGCGAGCGCGGCCGGCGACGGCTCCAGGCGGAGCAAGCCTGGCTCGCGCTCTGGGAACGCCACCAGGTCCCGGTGCATCTCTTCCGTCTCGCCGGCATCTATGGGCCGGGGCGCAGCGCGCTCGACAGCGTGCGCGCCGGCACGGCCAAGCGCGTCGTCAAGCCGGGCCAGGTCTTCAGCCGCATCCATGTCGCGGATATCGCGACCGTGCTCGAGGCCTCGATCATGCGGCCGCATCCGGGCGCGGCCTACAATCTCTGCGACGACGACCCCGCACCGCCGGCCGAGGTGATCGAGCATGCCTGCCGTCTCCTGGGCGTCGAGCCGCCGCCGGCGCTGCCCTTCGACGAGGCCTCGCTCTCGCCGATGGCGCGCAGCTTCTATGAGGACAACAAGCGGGTGCGCAACGAGCGCATCAAGCGCGAGCTCGGCGTGACGCTCGCCTATCCCAGCTATCGCGACGGCCTCAAGGCGCTGCTCGCGGAGGGGAAGTGAAGCCGGTCAATGAGCGTCGACATCGCCGCCGCTCTCTCGTCACCCCCGCGAAAGCGGGGGCCCATGTCGATGCCCGACGCGCTGGATCAAGCTGGATCCCCGCGGGAGTTTACGCTTGGGCCGGCCTACGGCCGGACCCGGGCGCGGGGATGACGGCTGGGGGCGCGGGAAGCGTGAGAAGCTCGCCGCCTTAACGCGACTTAAAAGTTTTTCGCGGCAATCTCGTCCGACAGCGCATCGACGGTCGCGGCCAGCCGCGCCAGGTCTTGCGGCCGGGAGAGCCGATGGTCGCCATCCTTCACCAGCGTCACGGTAACGTCGCCGCCGCTCAACCGTTCGGCAGTACGCACCGCCCAGCGCCAGGGCACGTCCGGATCCTCCATGCCTTGCAGCAGCCGCACCGGGCAATTCACCGCGATCGGCTGGCCCAATAACAAATGATGGCGACCTTCCTCGATCAGCTTGAGTGTAATCGGCAGATCAGGGCCATAACGCGAGGGCTCATGCCATTCGCCATCGCGCAGCAGCTGCTCCTTGATGGGCGCGGTCATCCGGCTCCACATCAGCTCCTCGGTGAAATCCGGGGCGGCGGCGATTCCGACGAGCCCGGCCACGCGGGCCGGCCGCGCCAGCGCCGCCAGCAGCATGATCCAGCCGCCCATGCTGGAGCCCACCAGGATCAGCGGGCCTTCGGTCAGGCGGTCGATGACGGCGAGCGCGTCCTCGCGCCAGCGCCCGATGGTGCCGTCGGAAAATTGTCCGGACGAGGCGCCATGGCCGAAATAATCGAAACAAAGAAAAGCTTGTCCCCGGTTCCGGCAGTGCGATTCGAGGAAAACCGCCTTGTTTCCCGACATGTCGGACGCGAACCCGCTCAAAAAAACCACACTTGGCAAATTTCGACCGTCAACGCCCTGGAATCGACGGTAGGCCGTTGTCGTCCCGTCTTCGCGTGCTAGACTCAGATGGCGGGGGGACGAATCGCGTGGCGTGTCGGACATGGCGTGGGTGTAATGGACGCAGCGGGATCGGTCGAGACCCCCGATCATAACATGACGATGAAGAGGCCGGCGATGAGCGGGCCGGTTGTTCTCCAGGTGATGCCGACCTTGGCGCATGCCTCGGATCGTATCGCGCTGGACATCGCGGGGGCGGTGCATCACGAGGGCGGCACGGCGCTGATCGCGTCGAGCGGCGGCCCGTTCGTGGCCGAGCTGCCGCGCTCGGGCGCGCGCCATCATCGCATCACGCTCGATCGCCGCAATCCTCTGGGCATGCTGGCCTCCGCCTCGAAGCTGGTGCGGCTGATCCGCAGCGACTCCGTCGACATCGTCCATGCGCGTGGCCTTCACGCCGCCTGGCCCGCCTATCTGGCGGCGCGCCGCACGGCCAAGCCCTTCGTCACGACATTCGATCTCGGCGGCCCGGCCGACGGCGCCTTCGATCGCTTCTATGCCGCGGCGCTGGCGCGCGGCGACCGCGTCATCGCGGTCTCCGAATTCGCCGCGCGGCTGGCCTACGAGCAGCACAAGGTCGACGACCGCCGCCTGCGCCTGGTGCGCCGGGGCATCGACACCGAGACCTTCGACCCCTCGCATGTGACGGCGCCGCGCATGATCCGCCTGGCGCGGCTCTGGGGCCTGCCGGACGACCTGCCGGTGCTGATGCTGCCGGGCCGGCTCATGCCGCATAACGGCCATGCGCTCCTGATCGACGCGCTGGCCCGGATCAAGAACCGCGCCTTCCACTGCCTCGTGGTCGGGGCCGAGGGCGACGATCCGGGCTATAGCGGCGAGATCGAGGAGCGGGCGCGGGCCGCCGGCCTCAATGGCCGCTTCCATATCGTGCCGGAATGCCGCGACATGGCCGCCGCCTACATGCTGGCCGACGTGGTCTTGAGCGCCGCCCCGGCGCCCGAGGCCTTCAGCCTGGTTCTCGCCGAGGCCCAGGCCATGGGCCGCCCGGTGGTCTCGATCGACCGCGGCAGCGCCCGCGAGCAGGTGGCCGGCAACGAGATGGCCTGGCTGGTGCCGCCCGAGGATCCGGCGGCGCTGGCCTCCGCCATCGGCCGGGCGCTCGATCTCGACCCCGACCTCAGGGCTCGCCTCGCGGCCGAAACCGCCCAGCGCGCCCAGGCCCGCTACGCCCGAACTACCATGTGTGCCGGGACCTTGGCCGTCTATCGCGAGCTGATGGAACGGCCGAGCCCGCACCCGGCGCCCGCCTTGACAGAGGCCTCGATCCCCTCTTAATTCCGGCGGTTTGGGCGTTAATTACCCTTTCTCAACCTGAATCCGGTCGAGTCCCGGCGGGATTCACGAAGTTTCGACCCGCAAAACGGGCCGAAGAAGCATCAACGGCTCCATGATTCACATCACGCTACCCGACGGCAGCCGCCGGTCCTACGACCAGCCGGTTTCCGGTGACGAGATTGCCGCCTCGATCGGCAAGGGCCTGGCGCGCGACGCGCTGGCCGTGAAGATCGACGGCGAGCTCAAGGATCTGGCGACGGTCATCGACCGCGACGCGAAGATCGAGATCGTCACCCGCAAGCATCCCGACGCGCTCGAGCTTCTGCGCCACGACGCGGCCCATGTGCTGGCCGAGGCGGTGCAGGAGCTCTATCCCGGCACCCAGATCACCTTCGGGCCGGCGATCGAGAACGGCTTCTACTACGATTTCGTGCGCGACGAGCCCTTCACGCCCGAGGATTTCCTCAAGATCGAGCAGCGCATGCGCGAGATCGTCGATCGCGACGAGAAGATCACGCGCGAGATCTGGAGCCGCGACGAGGCCGTGCGCTGGTTCAAGGATCACGGCGAGAAATACAAGGCTGAATGGGTGCTCGAGATCCCGAAGGACGAGGAGATCTCGATCTACCGTCAGGGCAGCTGGCTCGACATGTGCACGGGCCCGCATCTGCCCTCGACGGCCAAGCTGGGCAAGGCCTTCAAGCTGATGAAGGTGTCGGGCGCCTATTGGCGCGGCGACGCCAACAACCAGCAGCTCCAGCGCGTCTATGGCACGGCCTGGGCGGACGAGAAGCAGCTCCAGCAATATCTGACGATGCTGGAGGAGGCGGAGAAGCGCGACCATCGCCGCCTCGGCAAGGAGATGAACCTCTTCCACCAGCAGGAAGAGGCGGCCGGCATGGTGTTCTGGCATCCCAAGGGCTGGACGCTCTACCGCACGGTCGAGAACTATCTGCGCGGCCGGCTCGACCAGTCGGGCTATGTCGAGGTCAAGACGCCCCAGCTCGTCGACCGCAAGCTCTGGGAGGCCTCGGGCCACTGGGAAAAATTCCGCGAGAACATGTATCTCGCCGAGAACGAGGCGGGCCTGAAGGAATATGTTGCCGATCCCAGCCAGCGCATCTTCGCGCTCAAGCCGATGAACTGCCCCTGCCACGTGCAGATCTTCAACCAGGGGCTCAAGAGCTACCGCGACCTGCCGCTGAGGCTGGCCGAGTTCGGCTCCTGCCACCGCTTCGAGCCGGGCGGCGCGCTGCACGGCATCATGCGCGTGCGCAACTTCACGCAGGACGACGCGCATATCTTCTGCACCGAGGACCAGATCACGGCCGAAAGCGTCGATTTCTGCCGGCTGCTGCTCGAGGTCTATGGCGATTTCGGCTTCACCGACGTGGCCGTGCGCTTCGCCGACCGGCCCTTGAAGCGGGCCGGCACCGATGCCATCTGGGACAAGGCCGAAGCCGCGCTCAAATACGCGGTCGAGCGGGCCCAGCTTCCCTACACGATGGCACCGGGCGAGGGCGCCTTCTACGGTCCCAAGCTCGAGTTCCACCTCAAGGACACAATCGGCCGGTCCTGGCAATGCGGGACGCTGCAGGTGGATTTCGTGCTGCCGGAGCGGCTCGACGCCAACTACATCGCCGAGGACGGGCAGAAGCACCGCCCCGTGATGCTGCACCGGGCCATCTTCGGCTCGATGGAGCGCTTCCTCGGCATCCTGATCGAGAACCATGCCGGCAAGCTGCCGCTCTGGCTCGCCCCGCTACAGGTTGTGGTCGCCACCATCACGGACGACAGCCGGTCCTATGCGGAAGAGGTCGCGGGCGCCCTGCGGGCCGCGGGCTTGCGGGTCGAGACCGACGCCCGCAACGAGAAGATCAACTACAAGGTCCGCGAGCACAGCCTGGCCAAGGTGCCGGTCCTGGCCGTGGTCGGCAAGCGCGAGGCCGAGAAGCGCGAGGTCGCCCTCAGGCGCCTGGGCGGGAATGAGCAGGAAGTCCTTGCGCTCGATGAGGCGCTCAATAGACTAAAGGCAGAAGCGCGTTCGCCCGCGGGGAAGTCGGGCGCGGCGCTTGCGGCGGGCGCGTTCTAGCGCGGATTCTCCGGCCGGAACCCCCGCCATTTTCAGGTCAACATCGCTCAGGAGAAGTCAGCATAGCCAGACCACCGCAGGAATCCGCGCCGTCACGTGACGGTCCGCGGATCAATCACCAGATCAACGTGCCGCAGGTGCGGCTGGTGAAAGAGGATGGAACGATGGTGGGCGTCGTATCGATACGCGAGGCCCTGCTCATGGCGGAAGACGCGGGGCTCGATCTCGTCGAGATCTCGCCCAATGCCAGCCCTCCCGTCTGCAAGATTCTCGATTTCGGCAAGTTCAAATACGAGCTGCAGAAGAAAGAGAACGAGGCGCGCAAGAAGCAGAAGGTCATCGAGGTCAAGGAGATCAAGCTGCGCCCCGGCATCGACGAGCACGACTACCAGGTGAAGATGCGCTCGGTGCATCGCTTCCTCGAGGAAGGCGACAAGGTCAAGGTGACCATGCGCTTCCGCGGCCGCGAGATGGTGCATCAGGAGCTGGGCATGAAGGTGCTCGACCGGGTGCGTGCCGAGCTCGATGCGCTCGCCAAGGTCGAGCAGATGCCGCGCCTCGAAGGCCGGCAGATGATCATGGTCATGGCGCCCAAGTAAGGCGCCGCCGGAAACGGGGCGGATCGGCGAACGATCCGCCCCGTCTCATTTCCGCCCCGTTTCCGTCCGAGGATCGCGTCCCGGGAGACGACATGGCCGAGCCTGA harbors:
- the thrS gene encoding threonine--tRNA ligase; its protein translation is MIHITLPDGSRRSYDQPVSGDEIAASIGKGLARDALAVKIDGELKDLATVIDRDAKIEIVTRKHPDALELLRHDAAHVLAEAVQELYPGTQITFGPAIENGFYYDFVRDEPFTPEDFLKIEQRMREIVDRDEKITREIWSRDEAVRWFKDHGEKYKAEWVLEIPKDEEISIYRQGSWLDMCTGPHLPSTAKLGKAFKLMKVSGAYWRGDANNQQLQRVYGTAWADEKQLQQYLTMLEEAEKRDHRRLGKEMNLFHQQEEAAGMVFWHPKGWTLYRTVENYLRGRLDQSGYVEVKTPQLVDRKLWEASGHWEKFRENMYLAENEAGLKEYVADPSQRIFALKPMNCPCHVQIFNQGLKSYRDLPLRLAEFGSCHRFEPGGALHGIMRVRNFTQDDAHIFCTEDQITAESVDFCRLLLEVYGDFGFTDVAVRFADRPLKRAGTDAIWDKAEAALKYAVERAQLPYTMAPGEGAFYGPKLEFHLKDTIGRSWQCGTLQVDFVLPERLDANYIAEDGQKHRPVMLHRAIFGSMERFLGILIENHAGKLPLWLAPLQVVVATITDDSRSYAEEVAGALRAAGLRVETDARNEKINYKVREHSLAKVPVLAVVGKREAEKREVALRRLGGNEQEVLALDEALNRLKAEARSPAGKSGAALAAGAF
- a CDS encoding anti-sigma factor, which produces MTEPNPELLDQLAAEYALGTLRGPARRRFERLIEGDPALARRVEDWAQRLDPLAEGAPAIEPPARSWAEIERRIGAAPPRARRGLLALLFGRPTGPVPSLATAGLWYCLGFWRRAGLAGAAIALLLFVYLFVAPPPTPTHMALLADAASKPVAMVSLDLKHDRLTLDASRLPVAEAGKSLELWILPPQGNPRSLGVLPAGPLSLPLDRAAAADLAHGGLAVSLEPAGGSPTGLPTGPVLYSGAVLPAS
- a CDS encoding glycosyltransferase → MSGPVVLQVMPTLAHASDRIALDIAGAVHHEGGTALIASSGGPFVAELPRSGARHHRITLDRRNPLGMLASASKLVRLIRSDSVDIVHARGLHAAWPAYLAARRTAKPFVTTFDLGGPADGAFDRFYAAALARGDRVIAVSEFAARLAYEQHKVDDRRLRLVRRGIDTETFDPSHVTAPRMIRLARLWGLPDDLPVLMLPGRLMPHNGHALLIDALARIKNRAFHCLVVGAEGDDPGYSGEIEERARAAGLNGRFHIVPECRDMAAAYMLADVVLSAAPAPEAFSLVLAEAQAMGRPVVSIDRGSAREQVAGNEMAWLVPPEDPAALASAIGRALDLDPDLRARLAAETAQRAQARYARTTMCAGTLAVYRELMERPSPHPAPALTEASIPS
- a CDS encoding RNA polymerase sigma factor; protein product: MSDATLLAAFLAAVARGDRTALERLYRATAPQLFGLALGIVRRRDLAEEALQETFMAVWRHAGRFDADRGTALGWMARILRNECFDLMAKRGRDAPLDPEMAEALPDPAAGPEALAQGGEEALRLKRCLDQLEAQPRASLLLAYYQGLTFHQVAARLGVPLGTVKSWIRRSLVRLKGCLDT
- the infC gene encoding translation initiation factor IF-3; this translates as MARPPQESAPSRDGPRINHQINVPQVRLVKEDGTMVGVVSIREALLMAEDAGLDLVEISPNASPPVCKILDFGKFKYELQKKENEARKKQKVIEVKEIKLRPGIDEHDYQVKMRSVHRFLEEGDKVKVTMRFRGREMVHQELGMKVLDRVRAELDALAKVEQMPRLEGRQMIMVMAPK
- a CDS encoding alpha/beta fold hydrolase; this encodes MSDTPRDSSPRHLSLAREDGTTTAYRRFQGVDGRNLPSVVFLSGFASDMSGNKAVFLESHCRNRGQAFLCFDYFGHGASSGQFSDGTIGRWREDALAVIDRLTEGPLILVGSSMGGWIMLLAALARPARVAGLVGIAAAPDFTEELMWSRMTAPIKEQLLRDGEWHEPSRYGPDLPITLKLIEEGRHHLLLGQPIAVNCPVRLLQGMEDPDVPWRWAVRTAERLSGGDVTVTLVKDGDHRLSRPQDLARLAATVDALSDEIAAKNF
- a CDS encoding SDR family oxidoreductase — protein: MASATKLDASGEHGPEESGTAPRLFVFGLGFSALALAERLKPKGWQIAGTCREAEKAQALQARGFTVHRFDRDHPLPDPRAVLAGTTHLLSSVPPDGGMPSGDPVLDRHGADIAVLAPGLAWAGYLSTTGVYGDRQGGWVDEASALTPSGERGRRRLQAEQAWLALWERHQVPVHLFRLAGIYGPGRSALDSVRAGTAKRVVKPGQVFSRIHVADIATVLEASIMRPHPGAAYNLCDDDPAPPAEVIEHACRLLGVEPPPALPFDEASLSPMARSFYEDNKRVRNERIKRELGVTLAYPSYRDGLKALLAEGK
- a CDS encoding tetratricopeptide repeat protein, whose protein sequence is MTPLGRNKATARRGAAVLALALLLLGGAPFPASAQQGQIQSFPEQNLEEAKQYAACMVLTKDHPQDAYDSAGAWLAKNGGPPAQHCQAVALVGLGRYTEAAQMLQTVAGELAKTDSSRTLAAQLYDQAGQVWLLEGDAAQAVAASNAALGIAPNDVEMVIDRAVALGAAERWWDALDDLNHANELAPKRADILVLRASAYRYVNSTELALADVNQALTLDPKNAEGYLERGILKDAAGDKNGARTDWVQAAQLAPNTPTAEAAQGRIEKLDLKTE
- a CDS encoding glutathione S-transferase family protein; its protein translation is MLLLIHFPLDPASRKVRILLKEKGMAFELREERAWERHEEFLALSPGGDLPVLIEADGKPIADAGAIVEYLEETGPAPSLYGTEPRARAEVRRLAAWFDRKFQREVTANLLDEKIGRRIMGKGTPDSSAIRAGILNLKTHLDYIGWLADRRTWLAGDSFSMADISAAAQLSCIDYLGDVPWDDHQGARDWYQRVKSRPSLRPLLGDRIPGAPPPTHYADLDF